A genomic region of Caldicoprobacter guelmensis contains the following coding sequences:
- a CDS encoding MarR family winged helix-turn-helix transcriptional regulator, protein MHTCKPSPDEPLGRLFAHTSKLHRDLLRKLAHQNGLEHGQPIALAIIIANEGISQRQLSEKLFITPASTTALLQKLEKAGLIERRPDPNDQRAFCIYATEKGRMVDQQMKEGLQELEKACFHNFSEQELIEFRRLLLKLHENLCNLNQGEWGSNA, encoded by the coding sequence ATGCATACATGTAAACCCTCACCCGATGAACCCTTAGGCCGCCTGTTTGCTCATACTTCCAAACTGCACCGCGACCTTTTAAGAAAGCTGGCACATCAAAACGGCCTTGAGCATGGTCAACCCATTGCCTTGGCGATAATCATAGCCAATGAAGGTATAAGCCAGCGGCAACTGAGCGAAAAGCTGTTTATTACCCCGGCCTCCACTACCGCACTCCTCCAAAAGCTGGAAAAAGCCGGCCTCATTGAGAGAAGGCCCGACCCCAATGACCAGAGGGCCTTTTGCATTTACGCCACCGAAAAAGGGCGTATGGTAGATCAGCAAATGAAGGAAGGACTGCAAGAGTTGGAGAAAGCCTGCTTTCACAACTTTTCAGAGCAAGAACTTATAGAGTTTCGCAGGCTTCTTCTAAAGCTTCACGAAAACCTATGCAACTTAAATCAAGGAGAATGGGGGAGTAATGCATGA
- the pgsA gene encoding CDP-diacylglycerol--glycerol-3-phosphate 3-phosphatidyltransferase, giving the protein MNIPNILTVIRFCLIPVFIYVFYNPEIHNNLLWSIVVFIVAGATDLLDGYIARKYGLITKWGKLMDPLADKLMLITVLVSLYIKGIIPVPIILIVFIKEFLMIAGAAFLYKNRNIVVEANFFGKAATASFYVAVVATVLKLPYYNMLLYIAVVLALVALVQYGYKAFKKGIAKK; this is encoded by the coding sequence ATGAACATACCCAATATATTGACGGTTATAAGGTTTTGTTTGATTCCGGTTTTTATATATGTCTTTTACAATCCAGAGATACATAACAACCTATTGTGGAGTATTGTGGTTTTCATAGTAGCGGGGGCTACTGACCTTTTAGATGGATACATCGCTAGAAAATACGGCTTGATCACCAAGTGGGGAAAATTGATGGACCCATTGGCCGATAAGCTCATGCTGATTACCGTTCTTGTTTCACTGTATATCAAAGGCATTATCCCGGTGCCTATAATATTGATAGTCTTTATAAAGGAATTTCTCATGATTGCTGGAGCCGCTTTTCTTTATAAAAACCGCAATATAGTAGTGGAAGCAAATTTTTTTGGTAAAGCTGCTACGGCGTCATTTTACGTGGCGGTGGTGGCTACCGTTCTTAAATTGCCGTATTATAATATGCTGTTGTACATAGCTGTGGTTTTGGCGTTGGTGGCTTTGGTGCAGTATGGTTACAAGGCTTTCAAGAAGGGTATCGCAAAAAAGTAA
- the melA gene encoding alpha-galactosidase produces MSKKIAFIGAGSFGFTRSLVRDILTYPALQDCTIALMDIDEERLGYIKKAVDKIIEAGNYPAKVIATTDRAEALKDADGVICTILVGGVHVWRHDIEIPKKYGVDINVGDTRGPAGIFRALRTIPVMLDICRDIERYCPDAIMLNYTNPMAMLCRAMQGETKVKVTGLCHSVQGTAEMLASWIGAPMEEITYVCAGINHQAWFLEFKWNGKDAYPLIREAVKRPEIYNQEQVRNEMFLHLGYYVTESSGHNSEYNAWFRKRPDLIEKYCTHGTGWNPGEYAYILKEYLRREDTWRDEIKKWLEQDTIDLNRGKEYAAGILNAVIGDGTLYKFNGNVRNFGLIDNLPEGCCVEVPVLASKYGFEPIHVGPLPPHLAILNNINAMCEELAVEGALTGDPTKIYQAVYFDPLTSAVLSLAEIKQMVKEMFEVNKDWLPQFKHFC; encoded by the coding sequence ATGTCTAAAAAAATTGCTTTTATAGGCGCTGGCAGTTTTGGTTTTACTAGAAGTCTAGTGCGTGATATACTTACATACCCTGCACTGCAGGATTGTACCATCGCCCTCATGGACATCGATGAAGAGCGCCTGGGCTACATAAAGAAAGCAGTCGACAAGATCATCGAAGCCGGAAACTATCCCGCCAAGGTCATAGCCACTACAGATCGAGCTGAGGCTTTAAAGGATGCAGATGGGGTTATATGCACCATCCTGGTAGGAGGAGTGCATGTATGGCGCCATGACATTGAGATTCCAAAGAAGTACGGTGTGGATATAAACGTAGGGGATACCCGGGGACCGGCAGGTATCTTCAGGGCCTTACGAACCATACCCGTCATGCTGGACATATGCAGGGACATCGAAAGGTATTGCCCTGATGCCATAATGCTCAACTACACCAACCCCATGGCCATGTTGTGCAGAGCTATGCAGGGAGAGACCAAAGTGAAGGTAACCGGCCTGTGCCACAGCGTCCAAGGAACCGCCGAAATGCTGGCATCGTGGATAGGAGCCCCAATGGAAGAAATCACATATGTGTGCGCCGGAATAAACCACCAGGCCTGGTTCCTGGAGTTCAAGTGGAACGGCAAAGACGCCTATCCCCTCATCCGCGAAGCAGTAAAGCGACCCGAAATCTACAACCAGGAGCAGGTTCGTAACGAGATGTTCCTTCACCTGGGCTATTATGTAACTGAATCCAGCGGACATAACTCTGAATACAACGCATGGTTTAGAAAGAGGCCTGACCTCATAGAAAAGTATTGTACTCACGGTACAGGATGGAATCCTGGAGAATACGCGTATATACTTAAAGAGTACTTGAGGCGAGAGGATACCTGGAGAGATGAGATTAAGAAATGGTTAGAACAGGATACTATTGATTTAAATCGCGGGAAAGAATATGCAGCCGGTATTCTAAATGCCGTCATTGGCGACGGAACCCTGTACAAGTTCAACGGCAACGTAAGGAATTTTGGCCTCATTGATAATCTGCCGGAAGGTTGCTGCGTTGAGGTACCGGTGCTGGCATCCAAATACGGATTTGAGCCCATCCACGTAGGGCCTTTGCCGCCACATCTTGCAATCCTGAACAACATAAACGCCATGTGCGAAGAGCTGGCGGTTGAAGGCGCCCTAACCGGCGACCCCACCAAGATATACCAGGCGGTCTATTTTGACCCGTTAACATCGGCAGTACTCAGCCTGGCCGAAATCAAGCAGATGGTCAAGGAAATGTTTGAAGTGAACAAGGATTGGCTGCCTCAATTCAAGCATTTCTGCTGA